In Rhododendron vialii isolate Sample 1 chromosome 9a, ASM3025357v1, the following are encoded in one genomic region:
- the LOC131300575 gene encoding uncharacterized protein LOC131300575 isoform X1, which translates to MEPNKQDSPPPGESQPTPPTATHCCINCGGPTVFPPEPPSRSDISPPPSYRPIRSPAVNLLPNHLTPQQSIILAPIPKSQKVPALSPPFSFQTPPAKRIHSPDDLRRFHDSLTAVNFLGFVVALSDSVCGQKVSDPCPTVSPTVSALVSVLQTLIQFVDDIPPVGQSSRYGNLSYRTWHSRMVQNAETLMHRFITLQDDEDAYRPAAAEIIPYFTDSFGNESRIDYGTGHETNFAAWLYCLARLGLIKEEDYQAVVTKVFVKYLDLMRKLQLVYCLEPAGSHGVWGLDDYHFLPFVFGSSQLIDHKYMKPKSIHNEDILESFSNEYLYLSCVAFVKKVKKGPFAEHSPMLNDISGVPNWNKVNTGLLKMYKAEVLGKVPIMQHFLFGSLIPWDNGL; encoded by the exons atggaaccaaacaaacaagactCACCGCCACCGGGGGAGTCCCAACCAACTCCTCCCACCGCCACTCACTGCTGCATCAACTGCGGCGGCCCCACCGTTTTCCCACCCGAACCACCATCCCGCTCCGACatctccccccccccctcttaCCGCCCCATCCGCTCCCCCGCCGTCAACCTCCTTCCaaaccacctcaccccccaacAATCCATCATCCTCGCCCCCATCCCCAAATCCCAAAAAGTCCCCGCCCTCTCCCCCCCTTTCTCCTTCCAAACCCCGCCCGCCAAGCGCATCCACTCCCCCGACGACCTCCGCCGCTTCCACGACTCCCTGACCGCGGTTAACTTTCTCGGCTTTGTCGTCGCCCTCTCCGATTCCGTCTGCGGCCAAAAGGTCTCCGATCCCTGCCCCACCGTCTCCCCCACCGTCTCCGCCCTCGTCTCCgtcctccaaaccctaatccagtTCGTCGACGACATCCCCCCCGTCGGCCAGTCCTCCCGGTACGGAAACCTCTCCTACCGTACCTGGCACTCCAGGATGGTCCAGAACGCCGAAACCCTCATGCATCGCTTCATCACGCTTCAGGACGATGAGGATGCGTACCGGCCCGCCGCGGCCGAGATCATTCCTTACTTCACTGATAGCTTCGGGAACGAGAGCCGTATCGATTACGGTACCGGCCACGAGACCAATTTCGCTGCCTGGTTGTATTGCCTTGCCAGGttag GGTTAATCAAGGAGGAAGACTACCAGGCGGTGGTAACTAAGGTTTTTGTCAAGTACCTGGACTTGATGAGGAAACTGCAGTTGGTTTACTGCCTTGAGCCGGCTGGGTCCCACGGGGTTTGGGGCTTGGACGACTACCACTTCCTGCCCTTCGTTTTTGGGTCGTCGCAGTTGATTGATCACAAGTACATGAAGCCGAAGTCGATCCACAACGAGGATATACTTGAGAGCTTCTCGAACGAGTACCTTTATCTCTCGTGCGTCGCGTTCGTGAAGAAGGTGAAGAAAGGACCCTTTGCTGAGCACTCCCCCATGTTGAATGATATCAGCGGCGTGCCCAATTGGAACAAGGTCAATACTGGGTTGCTTAAGATGTATAAGGCTGAGGTGTTGGGGAAGGTCCCTATCATGCAGCATTTCCTATTTGGTTCGCTCATCCCATG
- the LOC131300575 gene encoding uncharacterized protein LOC131300575 isoform X2 — MEPNKQDSPPPGESQPTPPTATHCCINCGGPTVFPPEPPSRSDISPPPSYRPIRSPAVNLLPNHLTPQQSIILAPIPKSQKVPALSPPFSFQTPPAKRIHSPDDLRRFHDSLTAVNFLGFVVALSDSVCGQKVSDPCPTVSPTVSALVSVLQTLIQFVDDIPPVGQSSRYGNLSYRTWHSRMVQNAETLMHRFITLQDDEDAYRPAAAEIIPYFTDSFGNESRIDYGTGHETNFAAWLYCLARLGLIKEEDYQAVVTKVFVKYLDLMRKLQLVYCLEPAGSHGVWGLDDYHFLPFVFGSSQLIDHKYMKPKSIHNEDILESFSNEYLYLSCVAFVKKVKKGPFAEHSPMLNDISGVPNWNKVNTGLLKMYKAEVLGKVPIMQHFLFGSLIPCFVPTSMLPDFKA; from the exons atggaaccaaacaaacaagactCACCGCCACCGGGGGAGTCCCAACCAACTCCTCCCACCGCCACTCACTGCTGCATCAACTGCGGCGGCCCCACCGTTTTCCCACCCGAACCACCATCCCGCTCCGACatctccccccccccctcttaCCGCCCCATCCGCTCCCCCGCCGTCAACCTCCTTCCaaaccacctcaccccccaacAATCCATCATCCTCGCCCCCATCCCCAAATCCCAAAAAGTCCCCGCCCTCTCCCCCCCTTTCTCCTTCCAAACCCCGCCCGCCAAGCGCATCCACTCCCCCGACGACCTCCGCCGCTTCCACGACTCCCTGACCGCGGTTAACTTTCTCGGCTTTGTCGTCGCCCTCTCCGATTCCGTCTGCGGCCAAAAGGTCTCCGATCCCTGCCCCACCGTCTCCCCCACCGTCTCCGCCCTCGTCTCCgtcctccaaaccctaatccagtTCGTCGACGACATCCCCCCCGTCGGCCAGTCCTCCCGGTACGGAAACCTCTCCTACCGTACCTGGCACTCCAGGATGGTCCAGAACGCCGAAACCCTCATGCATCGCTTCATCACGCTTCAGGACGATGAGGATGCGTACCGGCCCGCCGCGGCCGAGATCATTCCTTACTTCACTGATAGCTTCGGGAACGAGAGCCGTATCGATTACGGTACCGGCCACGAGACCAATTTCGCTGCCTGGTTGTATTGCCTTGCCAGGttag GGTTAATCAAGGAGGAAGACTACCAGGCGGTGGTAACTAAGGTTTTTGTCAAGTACCTGGACTTGATGAGGAAACTGCAGTTGGTTTACTGCCTTGAGCCGGCTGGGTCCCACGGGGTTTGGGGCTTGGACGACTACCACTTCCTGCCCTTCGTTTTTGGGTCGTCGCAGTTGATTGATCACAAGTACATGAAGCCGAAGTCGATCCACAACGAGGATATACTTGAGAGCTTCTCGAACGAGTACCTTTATCTCTCGTGCGTCGCGTTCGTGAAGAAGGTGAAGAAAGGACCCTTTGCTGAGCACTCCCCCATGTTGAATGATATCAGCGGCGTGCCCAATTGGAACAAGGTCAATACTGGGTTGCTTAAGATGTATAAGGCTGAGGTGTTGGGGAAGGTCCCTATCATGCAGCATTTCCTATTTGGTTCGCTCATCCCATG
- the LOC131299631 gene encoding uncharacterized protein LOC131299631: MSREHNLDTSNWKRLEEGTVKINVDVAVSKELNVVGTDVIATGADGVILGVSIKTHVGISSSRIVEALTVQGGLYMGLALNLFKVIVEYDAEAIVTSCVATKTLAKDIAVLVHDCQAFKGLFLACDFYFVKCEYNQAAHVSARKVLSGGSSELWTTTLPTWDSIISDV, from the coding sequence ATGTCCAGGGAGCACAATTTGGATACAAGTAATTGGAAGCGTCTGGAGGAAGGTACGGTCAAAATTAATGTTGATGTTGCTGTTTCTAAGGAGCTGAATGTGGTGGGAACGGATGTCATAGCTACGGGAGCAGATGGGGTTATATTGGGTGTATCAATCAAAACTCATGTTGGTATTAGCTCTTCCCGAATAGTAGAGGCTCTCACCGTGCAGGGTGGTTTGTACATGGGTCTTGCGTTGAATCTTTTCAAGGTTATAGTTGAATACGATGCTGAAGCCATTGTCACAAGTTGTGTGGCGACGAAGACTCTAGCCAAGGATATTGCTGTTCTAGTTCATGATTGTCAGGCCTTTAAGGGCTTGTTTTTAGcttgtgatttttattttgttaaatgtGAGTATAATCAGGCTGCACATGTTAGTGCCAGAAAAGTCCTTTCTGGTGGTTCGTCCGAGTTATGGACAACTACTCTGCCCACATGGGATTCTATCATTTCTGATGTTTAG